In the Vibrio gigantis genome, one interval contains:
- a CDS encoding LysR family transcriptional regulator — protein MKIEDLKLFTTVVELGSFTAAANALDLPRANVSRRINDLEKALGIQLFFRTTRSLSLTKSGELYYKELLNALSALDKANHIASNLSEVAHGQVKIGLLPETSDIIQSTLFKFQDMYPKIELDIRTISNGFVDMYRQGLDLAMHGGTLSDANVVARKVMVLQRVFVASPEFLKKEGTPSSIREITNYPFVCFRWPSGDIDKQWDIKDHIIKVEPSVVSDSIGFVVGGATRHRGIALLPELLVRQQLKDGTLINLFPDANLQNEEAWLLYPQRKALSHPAQLLIDFLLQELPNL, from the coding sequence ATGAAAATCGAAGATCTTAAGCTGTTTACCACCGTTGTCGAACTGGGTAGTTTTACTGCCGCTGCCAATGCACTTGACCTTCCCCGCGCTAACGTTAGTCGCAGAATTAACGACCTTGAAAAGGCTCTCGGCATTCAATTGTTCTTTAGAACCACTCGCAGCCTTTCGTTAACTAAATCTGGTGAGCTTTATTATAAAGAGCTGCTCAATGCGTTAAGTGCACTCGACAAAGCGAACCATATCGCCTCCAACCTATCAGAGGTTGCACACGGACAAGTTAAGATTGGCCTGTTGCCAGAAACCAGCGACATCATCCAATCGACTCTGTTTAAATTCCAAGATATGTACCCAAAGATCGAACTTGATATTCGTACTATCAGCAACGGTTTTGTTGATATGTACCGACAAGGGTTAGATCTCGCGATGCATGGTGGTACGTTGAGTGACGCGAACGTAGTGGCACGTAAAGTCATGGTTTTACAGCGTGTTTTTGTAGCCAGTCCTGAGTTTCTAAAGAAAGAAGGCACTCCTTCAAGCATAAGAGAAATTACCAACTACCCGTTTGTTTGCTTTCGATGGCCAAGTGGTGACATCGACAAGCAATGGGACATCAAAGACCACATCATCAAGGTCGAGCCTTCCGTGGTCAGTGACAGTATCGGCTTCGTAGTCGGTGGAGCGACCCGTCACAGAGGTATCGCATTGCTGCCTGAACTTTTGGTACGACAGCAGCTCAAAGACGGAACCTTGATCAACCTGTTCCCTGATGCAAACCTTCAAAACGAAGAAGCGTGGCTACTCTACCCACAACGCAAAGCGCTGAGTCATCCCGCTCAACTTTTGATTGATTTTTTATTACAAGAACTTCCAAATCTTTAA
- a CDS encoding sugar transferase, with translation MINIEQLSNHNLYQYKVSRAKRTFDFLSSLIALILLAPIFPLIAMAIVLTSRGPIFYRQLRVGKSTPEKMEIFEIMKFRSMYEDAETRSGAVWATENDPRITPVGRFLRKTRLDELPQLINVLKGEMSLIGPRPERPTFYTKLENEIPYFADRTYGVMPGITGLAQVNQGYDTCIDDVRRKVGFDHSYALSLCSVKSWIVADLSIISKTIIVMVDGRGR, from the coding sequence ATGATTAACATTGAACAGCTATCTAACCACAACCTATACCAATACAAAGTCTCACGTGCTAAACGTACTTTCGATTTCTTAAGCTCACTGATTGCTTTGATTTTACTAGCGCCAATATTTCCATTGATTGCAATGGCGATTGTACTCACTTCTCGTGGTCCGATTTTCTACCGTCAACTGCGTGTAGGTAAATCTACGCCAGAGAAAATGGAAATCTTTGAAATCATGAAGTTCCGTAGTATGTACGAAGATGCAGAAACTCGGTCTGGTGCAGTTTGGGCTACCGAAAATGACCCTCGAATCACACCTGTTGGTCGTTTTTTAAGAAAGACCCGTCTTGATGAGCTCCCTCAACTGATCAATGTATTAAAAGGTGAAATGTCTCTAATTGGTCCTCGTCCTGAACGCCCTACTTTTTACACCAAACTAGAGAATGAAATCCCTTACTTTGCTGACCGTACATACGGCGTAATGCCTGGTATTACAGGGCTTGCACAAGTGAATCAAGGTTATGATACCTGTATTGATGATGTACGTCGTAAAGTGGGCTTTGACCACAGTTATGCATTAAGTCTATGTTCTGTTAAATCTTGGATTGTCGCTGACCTCAGCATCATTTCTAAAACAATCATTGTAATGGTCGACGGTCGGGGTCGTTAA
- a CDS encoding efflux RND transporter permease subunit, producing the protein MNLADFAIKQRTFILFFTALSVIAGLFSYFDLGKLEDPSFTIKTAVVVTLYPGASAEEVEQQVTDTVETKLQEMGSLNRLRSLSRPGISMVFVDLKESLNSKALPQEWDLLRRKVSDMKLLLPSTAQISVVQDEFSEVYGMLFSIHSKDASPAELRRYAEELQRRIKTVDGIKKIELHGVQPRVVHIDIPDERLAQYGLSITQVWSQLNSQNMTFDAGKFSAGSERIRVQQSSEFGSLDDIKNLMIKGGVSELGTSLIRLGDIANVTMGYQEPMMTENRYNGVPAVTLAMSPVTGVNVVSLGDEINQIVSDFQATLPLGVDIATVANQPEEVQKSIDNFVSNLLESVAIVFVVLSIFMGLKSATIVGSSLLLTILLTLIYMNIASIDLHRVSLGTFILALGMLVDNAIVITDMMIVKINKGIDRTKAAIDSVKETATPLFGATVIAIMGASPVIFSKTDAAEFASSVFLIIASSLLLSWLVAMTFTALMCWFFIKPSKQADSTKVSLYRKSVNWTVDNPLKAMTGLIPLILVTALAIPSIAVNFIPQADRPILFLDYWLPNGAKVEQTSEDMKRIEQWLLEQPEVESISTYVGAGAPRFSVTIEPEPFDPAYGQILINATDFPSLSPLIARGDKWLMEEFPNADPRFRSLKLATADKFSVEARFSGPDIEVLHGLSEQAKAIFALHPDTKYVRDDWRQKSKVLEPVINQDKMRLAGINRADIAFAMKRASEGMPLGRMNLNDELVTIQLRGTESSIQSLETLPVRSLLGIHSVPLGQVIDGFELTSEETMIWRRDRVKTITAQAGVGRYTTPAAVRNSVKEQIESIHLPDGYHLEWGGEYYDEHKAVSDILKQLPKAMLLMVIILVAMFNGFKQPVIIFTTLPLAATGATFSLLLLDKPFGFMALIGAVTLTGMIIKNGIVLMDQIELERKNGRSLSDAIKEATVNRTMAISMGALTTALGMIPLLSDLLFDQMAATIIGGLAAATVLSLFVMPALYKLFYRTEEKKSVSEAIKDAVVVLDATPQSANNGTQTSFNKEQ; encoded by the coding sequence ATGAATCTAGCTGATTTCGCGATAAAACAACGCACCTTCATCCTGTTTTTCACTGCATTGAGTGTCATCGCAGGCCTGTTTTCTTACTTTGATCTTGGCAAACTCGAAGATCCAAGTTTCACCATCAAAACGGCGGTTGTCGTAACACTCTACCCCGGCGCTTCTGCCGAAGAAGTGGAGCAACAAGTTACGGATACCGTTGAGACTAAACTGCAAGAGATGGGGTCATTGAACCGGCTGCGTTCGCTGTCTCGTCCGGGCATCTCAATGGTATTTGTTGACCTTAAAGAGTCTCTCAATTCAAAAGCACTGCCACAAGAGTGGGACTTGTTGCGTCGTAAAGTGTCTGACATGAAGTTGTTACTGCCTTCGACGGCGCAGATCAGTGTCGTACAAGACGAATTTTCTGAAGTCTACGGCATGCTTTTCTCTATCCACAGTAAGGATGCTTCGCCAGCTGAACTAAGACGTTACGCAGAAGAGTTACAACGTCGAATCAAAACTGTCGATGGCATTAAGAAGATCGAATTACACGGTGTTCAGCCACGTGTTGTTCACATCGACATCCCAGATGAAAGATTGGCACAATACGGCCTATCTATCACACAAGTTTGGTCACAGCTTAATAGCCAGAACATGACGTTTGATGCGGGCAAATTTTCAGCAGGCTCTGAACGTATTCGCGTTCAACAGTCGAGTGAATTTGGTTCGTTAGACGACATCAAAAACCTAATGATCAAAGGTGGCGTAAGTGAATTAGGAACCAGCTTAATCCGTTTAGGCGACATCGCTAACGTCACAATGGGCTATCAAGAGCCAATGATGACAGAAAACCGCTACAACGGCGTACCTGCAGTCACATTGGCAATGAGCCCAGTCACCGGTGTCAACGTGGTATCGCTTGGTGATGAAATCAATCAGATCGTCAGCGATTTCCAAGCGACTTTGCCATTAGGCGTTGATATCGCGACGGTTGCAAACCAGCCCGAAGAGGTTCAAAAATCTATCGACAATTTCGTAAGCAACTTGCTGGAAAGTGTCGCGATTGTATTCGTCGTCCTGTCTATATTCATGGGCCTAAAAAGCGCAACCATTGTTGGGTCAAGCTTACTGCTGACGATCTTGCTAACGCTTATCTACATGAACATCGCTTCTATTGATTTACACCGAGTTTCGCTAGGTACGTTCATTCTTGCGCTCGGCATGTTGGTTGATAACGCCATTGTCATCACCGATATGATGATTGTGAAAATAAACAAAGGCATCGACCGGACCAAAGCCGCAATTGATTCTGTCAAAGAGACAGCAACACCACTCTTTGGCGCGACGGTTATCGCTATCATGGGTGCAAGCCCTGTTATCTTCTCAAAAACGGATGCGGCTGAGTTCGCAAGCTCAGTATTCCTTATCATCGCGTCGTCACTGTTACTGTCTTGGCTAGTCGCAATGACCTTCACGGCCTTGATGTGTTGGTTCTTCATCAAGCCAAGCAAACAAGCTGACAGCACAAAAGTAAGCTTATACCGTAAGAGCGTAAACTGGACGGTAGATAACCCACTCAAAGCAATGACGGGGCTTATTCCGCTGATATTGGTAACAGCATTGGCTATCCCGAGCATTGCGGTTAACTTTATTCCACAAGCCGACAGACCCATCCTATTCCTAGATTACTGGCTACCAAATGGCGCCAAGGTTGAACAAACCTCAGAAGACATGAAGCGTATCGAACAATGGTTGTTAGAGCAGCCTGAAGTCGAAAGCATTTCAACATACGTTGGCGCTGGTGCTCCACGCTTCTCAGTGACTATTGAGCCAGAACCGTTTGACCCTGCTTACGGTCAGATCTTGATTAACGCTACCGATTTTCCATCACTCAGCCCGTTGATTGCGCGTGGTGACAAATGGTTAATGGAAGAGTTTCCGAATGCCGATCCTCGCTTTAGAAGCTTAAAACTGGCGACTGCGGATAAGTTCAGTGTTGAAGCGCGTTTCTCGGGTCCTGACATCGAGGTGCTTCACGGCTTATCAGAGCAAGCGAAAGCTATCTTTGCTCTACACCCAGACACCAAATACGTGCGTGACGATTGGCGTCAAAAGAGCAAAGTACTAGAACCGGTTATTAATCAAGACAAGATGCGCCTTGCCGGTATTAACCGTGCGGATATCGCATTCGCGATGAAACGTGCATCAGAAGGCATGCCACTTGGTCGTATGAACTTAAACGATGAGTTGGTCACTATTCAACTACGTGGTACAGAGAGCTCGATTCAATCGCTAGAAACGCTGCCTGTTCGTTCTTTATTAGGCATTCACAGCGTTCCACTAGGCCAAGTCATCGATGGGTTTGAGCTTACCAGTGAAGAAACCATGATTTGGCGTCGTGACCGAGTAAAAACCATCACTGCGCAAGCTGGCGTTGGTCGCTACACGACACCAGCAGCAGTAAGAAACTCCGTTAAAGAGCAAATTGAGTCCATCCACCTTCCAGATGGGTATCACTTAGAATGGGGCGGCGAATATTACGACGAGCACAAAGCCGTCAGCGATATTCTTAAACAACTGCCTAAAGCGATGCTGTTGATGGTGATTATCCTAGTCGCGATGTTTAACGGCTTCAAACAGCCAGTGATTATCTTCACCACCCTACCGCTTGCGGCGACGGGGGCGACATTCAGCTTATTGCTGTTGGATAAACCATTCGGCTTCATGGCATTGATTGGCGCAGTAACGCTGACAGGTATGATCATCAAGAACGGCATCGTGTTGATGGACCAAATTGAGCTAGAACGCAAAAACGGGCGCTCACTGTCTGATGCAATCAAAGAAGCGACCGTAAACCGTACTATGGCGATTTCAATGGGCGCACTCACCACAGCACTTGGCATGATCCCGCTGCTCAGTGATCTTCTGTTTGACCAAATGGCAGCAACCATTATCGGTGGATTGGCTGCGGCAACCGTGCTGTCCCTGTTTGTAATGCCAGCACTGTATAAGCTTTTCTATCGAACTGAAGAGAAAAAGTCAGTTTCAGAAGCCATTAAAGATGCTGTGGTTGTGCTCGATGCAACGCCTCAATCTGCAAATAACGGTACTCAAACCTCATTCAACAAGGAGCAATAA
- a CDS encoding efflux transporter outer membrane subunit, whose amino-acid sequence MYPFTKFKMAPIALALLLTGCAVGPDYEEPQTTMAETFLYSQDGGNQNEQQIHWWTQFNDPTLNQLVVDVQNQNIPLKLAAERINMANSYKSVVESFKVPTINVGGGYYNYQLSENDSLLGPVFGASDAVESATGMSLLEAQHDGGFLGASIAWEMDLFGRIDKQSNAATIRVEQAEIFQSGLSTLITADVIHNYLQYRGAQERKAIALENITDQKQTLELVTKVVRSGYGSELDLAQAKAMLSATESIVPQLEIAEQVHKQRMAVLLGESLTKVNQRLTEQFILPRMNDVIPTGLPSELLEQRPDIRIAEREMAAINEELGASIANRYPKFFLTGTPGITAGSFDDLFSSDSFGWAASAGISWNVFDGGRGEAMVEMNEARFRSAALNYQHSVDSAFAEVDSSLFAYGRSQENQKRIDEATLAVDHAVSKAKSLYKAGLVDYLSVLDAQRQQKVMQDRQVAAKLQTASTTIAVYKALGGDWKVASESQSVELASVH is encoded by the coding sequence ATGTATCCATTCACAAAGTTTAAAATGGCTCCTATTGCTCTCGCCTTGTTGCTGACCGGCTGTGCCGTTGGCCCAGATTACGAAGAACCACAAACGACAATGGCTGAGACATTTCTATACAGCCAAGACGGGGGGAACCAAAACGAACAACAAATTCATTGGTGGACGCAGTTCAATGACCCAACGCTCAATCAATTAGTGGTTGATGTTCAAAACCAGAACATCCCGCTTAAACTAGCCGCCGAACGAATTAACATGGCGAACTCATATAAGAGCGTTGTGGAGTCATTTAAAGTTCCGACAATCAATGTCGGTGGCGGTTATTACAACTACCAACTGAGTGAGAACGACTCCCTACTCGGCCCGGTATTTGGTGCCTCTGATGCGGTTGAATCAGCAACGGGCATGTCGTTACTTGAAGCCCAACACGATGGTGGGTTCTTAGGTGCAAGTATTGCATGGGAAATGGATCTGTTTGGGCGTATCGATAAGCAATCTAACGCGGCGACGATTCGCGTTGAACAAGCCGAGATATTCCAATCGGGTTTAAGCACCTTGATCACTGCCGATGTCATTCACAACTACTTGCAATACCGAGGCGCTCAAGAACGAAAAGCCATAGCACTAGAGAACATTACTGACCAAAAGCAGACCTTAGAATTGGTCACCAAAGTGGTACGTAGTGGCTACGGCTCTGAGTTAGATCTTGCCCAAGCCAAAGCGATGCTTTCGGCGACTGAGTCTATTGTTCCTCAACTTGAAATAGCAGAACAAGTCCATAAGCAGCGTATGGCAGTGTTGTTAGGCGAATCACTTACGAAGGTAAACCAACGCTTAACGGAACAATTTATCTTACCGCGAATGAACGATGTTATTCCGACGGGCTTACCTTCTGAGTTGTTAGAGCAACGCCCAGACATCCGAATTGCAGAGCGTGAAATGGCTGCAATCAATGAAGAACTCGGCGCAAGCATCGCCAATCGCTATCCAAAGTTTTTTCTAACTGGTACGCCAGGCATCACCGCAGGAAGTTTTGATGACTTGTTCAGCAGCGACTCATTCGGTTGGGCGGCATCTGCAGGTATCAGTTGGAATGTATTCGATGGTGGCCGAGGTGAAGCCATGGTCGAGATGAATGAAGCAAGGTTCCGTTCAGCAGCGCTTAACTACCAGCATTCGGTAGACAGTGCATTCGCAGAGGTAGACTCTAGCTTGTTTGCCTATGGTCGTAGCCAAGAGAATCAAAAGCGCATCGATGAAGCCACTCTTGCCGTCGATCACGCGGTGAGCAAAGCAAAATCGCTCTATAAAGCGGGTCTAGTTGATTACTTATCGGTGTTAGATGCACAAAGACAACAAAAAGTAATGCAAGATCGACAAGTGGCCGCCAAGCTTCAAACTGCTAGTACTACGATTGCTGTTTATAAAGCCCTAGGTGGTGATTGGAAAGTCGCTAGTGAATCACAAAGCGTCGAGTTAGCTTCTGTTCACTAG
- a CDS encoding efflux RND transporter periplasmic adaptor subunit: MKPISQYSSIFQQTPMFKHLPILKHTPSLKDTPLLKYTVLALSLSSLFGCNDSEATIPQKQTRPIQVIQLEPLSHQIEKSFTGKLQSSETAGVAFRVPGTIQNMMVSVGDSVKKGQPLAQLDPHDYQVALEELQARSLEAKSAHKLAKAELARVKQAIADNAIADVNLDRAISGYERSEAAVKVVEQNIRRAKDSIRYTQLLAPFDGVVASSNFDQFEQVLPGISVFTIHNPEQLEVKIQVPENLIHEFKPKQTAVINWYGSEEKLIGYAAEIATSPHPIKQTYAVTYHVESADKSILPGKAVTLMTQLGEPTNNFCLPYSTIVNQSGIEQVFTIQNEQAHGVTVDVVSMSKNTVCVESALNDGDFVVVSGAQYVTEGQHFSDIKVKSL; this comes from the coding sequence ATGAAGCCTATTTCTCAATATTCGTCTATCTTTCAACAGACCCCCATGTTTAAGCATTTACCTATTCTTAAACATACACCGAGTCTTAAAGACACACCTCTCCTTAAATATACAGTACTCGCACTAAGCCTATCCTCTCTCTTTGGCTGTAATGACTCTGAGGCGACAATACCTCAAAAACAAACGCGACCGATTCAAGTTATCCAACTTGAGCCTCTTTCTCATCAGATTGAAAAATCCTTTACGGGCAAATTGCAATCATCAGAAACGGCTGGCGTTGCGTTTCGTGTGCCTGGCACCATTCAAAACATGATGGTCTCAGTGGGTGATTCTGTTAAGAAGGGGCAACCATTAGCACAACTTGACCCACACGATTACCAAGTAGCGCTGGAAGAGTTACAAGCCCGCTCTCTTGAAGCAAAGTCTGCGCATAAATTGGCTAAAGCCGAGCTCGCTCGCGTGAAGCAAGCCATTGCTGACAACGCGATTGCCGATGTTAATCTGGATCGTGCAATCAGTGGTTATGAAAGAAGTGAAGCGGCGGTTAAAGTGGTTGAACAGAACATACGTCGCGCAAAAGATTCGATTCGCTATACACAACTGCTTGCGCCATTCGACGGCGTAGTAGCGTCATCGAATTTCGATCAATTCGAACAAGTCCTGCCGGGCATATCGGTTTTCACCATCCACAACCCCGAACAACTTGAAGTTAAAATCCAAGTCCCGGAAAACTTGATTCATGAATTCAAACCGAAGCAAACCGCTGTTATTAACTGGTACGGCTCAGAAGAAAAGCTGATCGGTTATGCCGCTGAGATTGCAACATCACCTCACCCTATTAAACAGACTTATGCGGTTACTTACCATGTAGAGTCAGCCGATAAATCTATATTGCCAGGTAAGGCTGTCACACTCATGACTCAGCTTGGCGAACCAACCAACAATTTCTGCTTACCGTATTCAACGATCGTGAATCAATCGGGCATTGAACAAGTATTCACCATTCAAAATGAGCAAGCTCATGGCGTGACTGTGGATGTGGTTTCGATGTCTAAAAATACCGTGTGTGTTGAATCTGCGCTCAACGATGGCGATTTCGTCGTAGTAAGCGGTGCGCAGTACGTCACGGAAGGCCAACACTTCTCCGACATTAAAGTTAAGAGCCTGTAG